One window of the Acidobacteriota bacterium genome contains the following:
- a CDS encoding PilT/PilU family type 4a pilus ATPase, producing the protein MILPTHMIMGQMLRVSPRISDLIFSPGRPPQVELDNKLTAVKIDGLPFLRPEDTVRIATDLIGTNKSAFEKLRTEGSCDISYSLAKSARFRVNIFTQRGSCAIVMRVIPSEVPNFETFNLPPTLRNICNLKNGIVLVTGPTGSGKSSTLAAIIDKINNEQAIHIVTIEDPIEFLHSHKLSTIHQRELHSDTPSFALAMRAALRQAPKIIMVGEMRDRETVEIALEASETGHLVFSTLHTTDASKTIERIIGVFPLTDQHVIRTRFSKMFRYIVSQRLMPRKGGGRVAAMEVLISTMRTREYVEKGEQEGKTLVDAMEDGTLEGMQHYDMVIEQQIRDGIIDMETGLSYATNAGNMRLNLSDLLDDTQRDLAKAEADAEARLKSGKSGKQGRETELEIERL; encoded by the coding sequence ATGATCCTGCCGACTCATATGATCATGGGTCAAATGCTGCGTGTCTCGCCGCGCATCAGTGACTTGATTTTCTCACCCGGCCGGCCGCCCCAAGTGGAGTTGGACAACAAGCTCACCGCGGTCAAGATCGATGGTCTTCCTTTTCTGCGGCCTGAGGACACCGTGCGTATCGCCACGGACTTGATCGGCACCAACAAGTCTGCCTTTGAGAAGTTACGCACCGAGGGATCGTGCGACATCTCCTACAGCCTGGCCAAGTCGGCTCGCTTTCGCGTAAACATTTTTACGCAGCGCGGCTCGTGCGCCATTGTCATGCGCGTGATTCCCTCGGAGGTCCCCAACTTCGAGACGTTTAATCTTCCACCCACGCTACGCAACATTTGTAATTTGAAAAATGGCATTGTGCTGGTTACCGGACCCACCGGATCGGGAAAGTCCTCCACGCTTGCGGCAATTATCGATAAGATAAACAACGAGCAAGCCATCCACATTGTCACCATCGAGGATCCCATCGAGTTTCTCCACTCGCACAAGCTATCCACCATCCACCAGCGTGAGCTGCACTCGGATACGCCCAGTTTCGCTCTGGCCATGCGCGCCGCCCTGCGTCAGGCGCCCAAGATCATCATGGTGGGCGAGATGCGTGACCGCGAGACCGTGGAAATCGCGCTGGAGGCCTCCGAGACAGGCCACCTGGTTTTCTCGACGCTGCACACCACCGATGCCTCCAAGACGATCGAGCGCATCATCGGCGTGTTTCCGCTGACTGATCAGCATGTTATCCGCACACGTTTCTCGAAGATGTTTCGCTACATCGTCTCGCAGCGCCTGATGCCCAGGAAAGGCGGGGGACGCGTAGCTGCAATGGAAGTTCTGATCTCCACCATGCGCACTCGTGAATACGTGGAAAAAGGCGAGCAGGAAGGCAAGACGCTGGTGGACGCCATGGAAGATGGCACACTGGAAGGCATGCAGCACTATGACATGGTCATCGAACAGCAGATTCGCGATGGCATTATTGATATGGAGACGGGCCTGTCCTATGCCACCAACGCCGGAAATATGCGCCTGAATCTTTCCGACTTGCTCGATGATACCCAACGCGATCTAGCCAAAGCCGAGGCGGACGCCGAAGCGAGACTAAAGTCAGGCAAATCCGGCAAACAGGGTCGCGAAACTGAGTTGGAGATTGAGCGGCTCTAG
- a CDS encoding VWA domain-containing protein, with the protein MTPCPVSDNYPSIKYIRSVDAAFVAGGSLRIPCWSAITHLFATGVLGGALLTQVGATQVPSAGAASETIVDEVNVIRVDVSVVNVLCTVRDRKGGLVDTLDKAAFEIREDGKPQQIVYFSRENNIPLTVGLLFDSSVSQERLIPAEREASELFFNTFLQPHDAAFLIGFDASVELLQDVSSSKDDLRDGLGHIRVHGGSPAGLGPFPSISIGGTHLFDAVFLAAEDVIAREAGRKALILITDGQDQGSKVSLDRALRAAHEADAIIYGILFVDQSFYGSRGMGAGYSGDSTLRKMAEQTGGRVFRADNDTELNRAFNEISQELRTLYSIGYSPTNSAQDGSFRKIDVRTKTGGMKVQARKGYYALDGSELR; encoded by the coding sequence ATTACACCGTGTCCGGTTTCGGACAACTATCCGTCCATTAAATACATCCGATCTGTAGACGCAGCGTTCGTTGCAGGAGGCAGTTTGCGAATTCCGTGCTGGTCCGCCATCACACATTTATTCGCAACAGGAGTTCTTGGTGGCGCCCTGCTGACTCAGGTTGGCGCCACCCAGGTGCCTTCCGCAGGAGCTGCCAGCGAGACTATTGTGGATGAGGTCAATGTCATCCGCGTCGATGTGTCGGTGGTCAACGTGTTGTGTACCGTCCGGGATCGCAAGGGCGGACTGGTGGACACCTTGGACAAAGCGGCCTTCGAGATTCGCGAGGACGGCAAGCCACAGCAGATCGTTTACTTTTCCCGCGAGAATAACATTCCCCTCACCGTGGGGCTGCTCTTTGATTCCAGCGTCAGCCAGGAGCGTCTGATTCCCGCCGAGCGTGAGGCCTCGGAGCTATTCTTCAACACTTTCCTTCAACCGCACGATGCGGCGTTTCTCATCGGGTTCGATGCCTCTGTTGAACTGCTTCAGGATGTATCCAGCAGCAAGGACGATCTGCGCGATGGTCTTGGGCACATTCGCGTGCATGGCGGGTCCCCTGCCGGCCTCGGACCGTTTCCTAGCATCAGTATCGGCGGAACGCACCTGTTCGACGCAGTTTTTCTGGCGGCTGAAGATGTGATCGCGCGCGAGGCCGGTCGTAAGGCGCTGATCCTGATAACGGACGGCCAGGATCAGGGCAGTAAAGTATCGCTCGACCGCGCCCTCCGGGCCGCGCATGAAGCCGATGCGATCATCTATGGAATTTTATTTGTGGATCAGTCGTTCTACGGTTCGCGCGGCATGGGTGCAGGTTACAGCGGCGATAGCACTCTCCGCAAAATGGCGGAGCAGACCGGTGGCAGAGTGTTCCGCGCGGATAATGATACCGAACTCAACCGAGCATTTAATGAAATTTCCCAGGAGCTGAGGACGCTGTACAGCATCGGCTATTCGCCCACCAACTCCGCCCAGGATGGCAGTTTCCGCAAAATCGATGTCCGCACGAAGACCGGCGGCATGAAGGTCCAGGCCCGCAAAGGCTACTACGCGCTTGATGGAAGCGAGCTGCGCTAG
- a CDS encoding acetyl-CoA C-acetyltransferase, with translation MNDQPVILSAVRTPVGKFLGALAELSATELGALVVREAVTRAGVPPELIEEVIMGNVISAGLGQNPARQTARHGGIPDKAAAMTINKVCGSSLKAVGLAAQAIQCGDSEMIVAGGMESMSNAPLLLRKMRDGYRLGHGEMIDSVVFDGLTDAFHNCHMGCTGEAVAEKYGITREQQDQYAFHSHRKAMAAIDAGRFHAEILSVPLPSKKGVPKTVDRDESPRADVSLEAMRALQPVFQRDGTVTAANASGMNDGAAALVVTSQSLAEKHGLRPLARVVAQAASGIEPMMVMMAPVVAIEKILRKTGWMRNEVDLYELNEAFSVQSVALIRELDLDPERVNVNGGAVALGHPIGASGARILTTLLYEMERRQARRGIAALCLGGGNAFALAVER, from the coding sequence ATGAATGATCAACCGGTAATATTGAGCGCCGTGCGCACGCCGGTGGGAAAATTTCTTGGCGCTTTGGCTGAGCTGTCCGCCACGGAGCTGGGCGCGCTGGTGGTGCGCGAGGCTGTAACGCGCGCGGGTGTGCCCCCGGAGCTGATCGAGGAAGTGATCATGGGCAATGTGATCTCGGCTGGGCTGGGACAGAATCCGGCGCGGCAGACGGCGCGGCACGGCGGCATCCCGGACAAAGCGGCGGCGATGACCATCAATAAAGTCTGCGGGTCGAGTTTGAAGGCCGTTGGGCTGGCCGCGCAGGCGATCCAATGCGGCGACAGTGAGATGATCGTCGCCGGCGGCATGGAGTCCATGTCCAACGCGCCTCTTCTGCTGCGCAAGATGCGCGACGGCTACCGGCTCGGCCACGGCGAAATGATCGACTCAGTGGTCTTCGACGGGCTAACCGATGCTTTTCACAACTGTCACATGGGCTGCACCGGAGAGGCCGTCGCGGAGAAGTACGGCATTACGCGCGAGCAGCAGGATCAGTACGCGTTCCACAGTCATCGCAAAGCAATGGCCGCGATTGATGCCGGACGCTTCCACGCGGAGATTCTTTCCGTACCGCTCCCATCCAAGAAAGGAGTGCCCAAGACAGTGGATCGCGATGAATCCCCGCGCGCGGATGTGAGTCTGGAGGCCATGCGCGCCTTGCAGCCTGTCTTCCAAAGAGACGGCACCGTTACGGCCGCCAATGCTTCCGGCATGAACGATGGTGCGGCGGCGCTGGTGGTGACCTCGCAGTCCTTGGCGGAGAAACATGGATTACGCCCATTGGCGCGCGTGGTAGCGCAGGCTGCCAGCGGTATCGAACCGATGATGGTGATGATGGCCCCGGTTGTGGCTATCGAAAAAATTCTCAGGAAGACCGGCTGGATGCGGAATGAAGTGGATCTATACGAACTAAACGAGGCCTTCTCCGTGCAGTCGGTGGCACTCATTCGTGAACTCGATCTGGACCCGGAACGAGTGAACGTCAATGGTGGAGCTGTCGCGCTAGGCCACCCGATTGGAGCCAGCGGCGCACGTATTCTGACCACTCTGCTTTACGAGATGGAGCGGCGGCAGGCTCGGCGCGGCATCGCTGCACTGTGCCTGGGCGGGGGCAATGCTTTTGCCTTGGCTGTGGAGCGCTGA